CATCAGCCCAAACTAAGAAATATTAAGAATATAATTCCATTTGCAGATCATTATCAGCTTCATATCAACAAATACTATCAGCTTTGCAcatgtatatatttatattctactttttctcatAAAAACCATGATGAAAAGAACTGAATTTTCTTACTCAGTTGGGTCAGCAATCCGtgtagaaagaaaaaggaaggagaTATCAACATTAGAGCTTCATTGTTGCTGAAGAGGCGGTATTAATTACAGCCTTTACTACGAATCTGTCTCATAATATACTTGCATAAATGCAagtcataaagaaaaaaaaagacaaaaaaagggaaggaaaatgCAGAAACGAAGAGAGAGTGTGTGTGAGAGAGCACTCTCTCGATATTCTCAGCAGCTAAATATTACATTCCCAAAGTTGTCTGTCTCTCACaggaaaaaaggagaaaataaatataaacagagagagagagaagcaaTGTAGATGAAGAGAAGAGTACTATAAAGAAGAAAGAGATTGATGGGTTGTTTTTAGGGAATGTGGttaattctttgtttcttttcagGGCATGAAAAGCTTGTTGCCGCATTTGCAGCGCCAAGCTTCAGGGTAGTACTCGAGAGGGATGCTGAAACCAGGTTGAATCGGCACGTGCACCGCCTTGCAAGGCGCGCACCTTCCGCACTTGGATCTACACGTCGGCGGCGACGATCCTGGCCCTCCAAGTCTCTTCTGAGTCAGAACTCGCTCAAAGGCCACCGACCCACTTCCTCTTTtcctctcctctctctcctGCCCCACTAAACCACCAGTCCCTGGAAAGCCATGAGGGAAGAAGCGAGACTGAGTCAAGTGGGTTTGGTGGGTCTTTGGGTTCTTACCGCGATGGCGAGGTGGGGCAAGACTTACAGCCGACGCAGAGGCGAATAAAAGAAAAGCCAGAGCAGTCAACAGACGGTGGTGGCGGTGGTAGTGGCGGCGGCGGCGTACTACGCCCATCGCCGAGGTGAAGCTGCGCCGGTTAGTAGAGAGGGGCGAGAGAGGGCAAGTAGATTAAAAGCTGAAGGCGAAGATTGAGAAGGTGGTGCGCTATTATTGCAGTTGCGTGTGAGCGTGTGAGTCCAAGTCAAACTCATACATACTAGACccagaaaatatatatatatatatatatatatataactcgGGTGAAGaacatttgttttatgttttggCAATAGAGTGTGTGGTGGGTCCCTTGAAACAATCCCTGATTGATACTGATTTTTCACCCCGGACAATGCAGTCCTGTTAGAATCCCCCTATTACTAAAATGCCACTCCACAATTCAACGTATAATTCAGCTTCACCTTCATCTTCACCTTTGGCCCCATCCCAtggttaaataaaaaacaaagggtGAGGGCTAGAGGATAGATAGGATCATAGGGGAAGGGTGGAAAGTGGAAAAGGGCGTAAGtgtaaaaatagagaaaagggTGGGAAAGATGAGGAGGCATGGTGGTAAAGAGATACCTATGGATTGGAGAAGATGGGAGGGGTGCAGTAACAGAACAGTGGCCGTGTGGTTGCGTACGTGTGGGAGAATGAGGGTCCTGTCTCGTACGGGACGAACATCTGAGTCAAGGTGAGAGAAACCCCACCACCGCTCATTATTGAGGCACTTTCTccctccccctctctctctctctcacgcACACAAACTCTAAACCGGGTCAGGGCCTTGGGGATCCGAGGTGGGGTGGGCTTAGCGGGTGGCGATGAGTACGACGTGCTATTCAATTGTTGGAGGGGTGGGGGCATGTGAAGACAAGAGTGGCAGTGTATTGTTCCCTATTAATGTATATAATCGTGAGGGAAGGGTAAATAGAGAGGGAGTTGAATTAAATGAACCCACCCTCACACATGATCTTTCTGCGAGTGCGGGCCTAGAGGGAGGAGGGTGGCTCGTGGATCGATGGGGCTGGGGAGTAGCCATATCGGGGACTGCCGTGTGCGTGGGGTCTGGAGCTGGTTGGGCCAGGCCTGGTTTGTGTGGCTCCTAAACAGGATACCAACCAGGTGGGGAAAGGGTAGGCATTTGTATGAATCGGGGTGGGGTTTGAAGGGTGGTTGGGGTCCTTTACTTTCTTTGGTTCCATACATGTTCTGGGaatggaatttttggaattggaGATTAACTACCTTTTATTATTTGCtttattctttcttctttctttaataATGTACCTTATTTCCTATTGGTTTTTTAACTTTGCtggttgtttttttcttcttggtaaatgtgTTACATAACACCATATCAAAATTTGGGTTACAATTTCGATGGTTTTATTGAATTGGTACCAAACTTAAAAGCTACtcgaattaaaaaacaattaatccAAATCTAATCCAACTCGACATCATGATGAAAACCTAAtcccaaattatttataagatttattgatttgtattttttaatattttatatcaaaatttaaataaaaaatgagaaaatttatttaatgttaataacaaaagaaaaaagtaaaattaaatttatatatttagatgGGTGAAAAAGTGTATgatgtaattataatttaatattttttttaaaaaaagtctaaaaaaaatgaatagtaTTATATAccataatatataaattataaatattaattgtcaaaatatttattcaagtTCAAGTTTAAATCTTGGGATAACTTATTCAAATTTagtttgagttaaaaaaaaccttaattcaaACCCACTTGAatattaaaaagggaaaaatggattttgattCACAAgtatgaaaatatatggaagaatgaacttaaaaaattttaaataagtattatttttatttatttaaaataatttgaaatatatgcattttttaataagttagCCTAATTATTTCGTAAAATGTCATTTTCACTTGAAATACGTACACTTTTTAATAAGTCATTTAATTATTCTCCAAAATATCCATTTTACttatcatgtcatcaacatcaatagtaaatgttttcatttatcttttatttattattattattattattattttattatttgagattttttttttcaatattttaatgttCACAATTTTCAAATTACCTCACTTTTACTATAAGAAATTTgttcatgaagaaaaaaattaaagctcAATTGTCCCTAAGAGGTGTTTGTTtctataaggaaaaaaaatctcaaataataataataatattaataataaatctaaaaagaagaaaaatatttacttgGAAGAGTCTAATTGTCAATTAATATTGATGACATgacaataaaaatgatattttttagaataattagatgactcattaaaaaatacatgcattttaaattagttttaaataaaaaaatataatattgatttaaaaattctgagattatttttttcatatattttcatattagtaaGTCAAAACCCATTATTACACAAAAATTTTGTGGTGTCTCCATTTTTCATTTGGATTCTCTTGTTGGACCTAATGGACAACTACTATATTataacctttttaaaaataataataataataatttagggCTAAAATTACTAATATTGTTTAAGCAAGAAAAAGGATGTGTGTACATTGAATTTTGGGACAACATGGCACGGATATAAATCGTAGGCAGGTACGAGTTTTGCCGGTAAAAACAGACAGCATCTGAATGTAGGTGTTTTAATTTGGGCATGGGACTATGTCACTATGAGAAGGACATCCGTTGCCTTTCATTCCCGACTCAAAAATCTGACCCACCATTTATGTTATTAGGTTTGAAACTTGAAAGTCACAAATAAAGTACGAGTTCAACTATGATACCATTCCCCTTAAGTTTTGAGTCAGGTTTAGGTCACATCTGAATTTTATAAATGGATTTGAATGCCGTTTATGATAGCAAGTATAACCAATACCTCCTTTTAGCAATTCATATTAAAATAGTTATCAATATATACAGTGCATTCCCTCCATCTTCGCCCCATTTCATGATTGTTGTGACTAAATGTCATTTCCTTTCTAGCCGACCATGTCATGTGCATAATACCCATTTGGAAGCTTCAAGTATGAGCcctcttattatttttctcatgcCATTGTTAGGTTAAGACATTTCAATccatattttgatgtttttataGTACTTAATGCTTTATTCCTGCCTTTTATTGGCCCAACCTTTTGAATTCTTGTTGATATGACTTCTATGCCAATTTCTTAGCATATTTTGGCCTCACAACATTTCGCCGTTCTTTCTTCTTGGGTCACTGTCAAGCTAATGCATTTCAATCTATATTTTAATGCTTTCCAGTGATCAGTGTCTTATTTTTACCCTTTGTTTGCCCGACTTTCCGAATACTTGTTGATATGACTTCTATGCTATTTTCTTAGCATATTTTGCAGCATGAGGCCACACAACATTTCATCATATTGAAGTTCAATATGTATGATAAGTCTCCTGACCACTTTGAACACTCGGTGCATTTCAAGTAAGTGATGATGTTGGAAATTGGAGACCATCCTCTCTTGTGTATAGTTTTTCTATTCTGCAGGACATTGTTTTGGCTTGATTTCAAAACTTACgagttttattttagttttccattattatttaagGCCTTTTATGCATTACTTgtgttttatttaatattgaCAAAGTATAGATAGCTTGTTCCATGTCAAAATGGTTCAAAGAGAgatagagtgtgtttgatagtaattttgaaaaacgttttaaaactatttaatatttaaaaaataaaaaatttcaagtcttataaagattaaaaacactttttagtaTTATCACCAAACAAACTCGTAATtcattgttttaagaaataaatttaagaatgtTGTCATGCATTTAGATCATTTAAAGGTGGACATTGTTATATAGGTCATTAAGGAAGCTATGTTGCCTAATTTGTCATTCtttaaatcaatttcacttgTCCCACCATCCATGATGGATGATCTTTGTAAGAGAGTAAGCAAATATACTATGTAGGAGGATGACTTTTGCACTGCATCCTAATAGGTCATCACTTTAGCTCATTTGGTGCCTAAACAACTATATGGGTTATTGTCTGCATAGTCTATTAGGCAGTTGCCCTTATGTAAGTTGGGTGCCCTACGGAAAATGACAATTTACAACCTTAAACTTTTCATACTCAAATTACTTCCAACCTTGCAATCACGAGAAGACTTCCTATAGCATCAGCCTATGCATGGGGATCATATTGAAGAGATAAGATTTGTAAATGTAAATTTCTCAAATATTATGGACATGGAGCAATGCTACAACTTGCAATTTTATGTGGAAAAAATGTTTCAAGCAAAAACACTATGTTAAGGAGTCTCATGCCTTGAACCAACCAATGTTATATTCAATTGCCATGCAAGCTTTATTTAAGAGCAAACAGTTGAGGCAAGCGATTAATGTGGTTCTTGAGGAGCCTGCTAATCAAGATTAGACTTCAAATCGTGTTTCAAGAGTTTACTCCATCAAGCTCATAAAGTTGAGCATATTTGTCATCTTCAATATTCCTTTGTCCTAAGTAGCCTAAAGCTAACTGACAACCTAATAATCTTTTAGTGACAGACTTAATGCAATTAGCATGCAATACTAGGATGCCTTAACCCTCACTCTTCTTGTGACAAACTTTGATGTTAAATGAATTCTAATGGATCAAGAAAGCTTAATTGATTTGTTGCACTTAAGTGCTTTCAAACAAATGAGATTACCAATTTTTGAATTGTAACGATCAAACTAGGTTTAATGAAAGTGCAAATTAAATCTCTAGGTGAGCTCATTCTCTTTGTTTTCATTGACTTGGTTActctaattcttcaatttttttgttatggACCACCCATCTTCATATAATATCATACTTGTTCGAGCCCGTAAAAACAAGATGAAGATGATCCTCTCTTCATATTAtcaataaacatttttttatcataaatattttatacttatttttgtataatatatatatatatatatatatatatatttaacaaacaattttataagaataaatatgttaatttaataataaaaaaaacataaattaattagaGGTAAAAAGCCACTCTTTACTCCTCTTAGAAACAAGAAGTTCATCTCCTTTCTCTCGGAGGTTGGAGGTTGGAGGTTGGAacccttttttttataggcGATTTATGTTGTTATAGTCCGTTTTATGGCCTTTTATTTTCTCGAGGCCATGCATTCAATTTTGTCtccacacatttttttttcttgaccaAATTATTAGGTTGGGTAAGGATTTTTGGTCATCGTGTAGATGGTGCCTCCCGATGGACCGAGGTAGAGGTGGTTGGATTTTATGCACGTCCTATTATAAACTTTAAAAGCTAAAAATGAAGGTGTCATTAAGGAAAATTTTGAGGGTaaaaagagaaggagaagatGACCAATTCACCATTGTCTGACAAACTATCTTAGGAGTTGAACTCAGGTTTTCAAATTTGATGGGAAGGAGAGATGAAAAAAGGTGCGATGGGggtgaaaagaagaagaaaataatggaGAAGGCAGAAGGACAAAATGGGATAGTGAGTGAAAAAGAATACGGACAATAGAGTACGTGGCAGCCCAGGGTTGCTCCGCGGCTCTTAAATCCCAAACAAAGAGGAGACGCCGCGACCAAACCCTTAATTTAATACTACTCcctcactccccccaactgttAAAATAATTCCTCTCCCCCCACCCCCCTTccctctcgctctctctctctcttctcgcCTCACATATCGCCGGCTTGTTTTCCGGCCAACATTGGACCGGATTCCGCCGCCATGAATCCCGGCGTCACCACTCTCCGCTCTATACTGGACAAACCCCTTCACGAACTCACCGAAGAAGACATTTCTCAGCTCACTCGTGAAGATTGTCGCAAATACCTCAAAGAAAAAGGttcctccttttcttctttttcctttccctttccctttttttccctcATCGATTCCTTCGTATTTTCCGGCATACCTGAAACCCAGGCACTGCAATTATTGCAAGTATGGGTGATGAGGTAAAAGTGACCGCCACGTGCCTTTTGTCCGTACAGGAATGCGTCGTCCTTCCTGGAACAAATCGCAGGCGATCCAGCAGGTTATTTCGCTTAAATCGTTGCTCGAAACCAGTGAGGGCAGCGGTGCCGGAGTTTTGAGGAAGATCACCGATTCACCGCCGGCGGAAAATCTACCTCCGGTCAGTGTTGTCAGTTGCCCTCTCTTTGGTTGCTGAGACAATgatggaaattattttaaaacagttATACTAGAATAAATTTTGTGCAGATTATGAAATTTCTTGCATTCGATTTCattattgccttttttttttttcacactttCTCCGCAGCCAAACGGAGGATATTCATATTCTTATAGATTCGcccctttttttttagtgaatATGTAAGAACTCTGAACTGCTGACATTTTTTAACTATATAATTGACTTATTAACTTgtttaatatgaataaataatatctGTAGGTTACCTCCAATTCAGCTGATTCAGGCAAGGAGCTGAGTGCTGATATCCAGATCTCAGTATCAGCTGATGAACTGGTTCCCCTTCCGCCAAAAGATCATCATCCAGAATCCACCCCTTCTGGCGAATTAGCCAGCCGGCCTCCAGAGGCAGACACCAAGCATACTTGTCCCAGGTCTATCTTAatcatatctttcttttttcttttttcttttctgtgtTTCCCTTCCCATTAACGTGAATTAAATAGTTATTCAGATTTACCAGGCACTAAGCAATTGGCTCATGTTAATATTATATAGTACAGAGTAATGTATTTGGGCTGCAACATTTGCAAGCAACAgacaaaaattgattaattagacaTTGGTGTTGAGTATTTGTAGTACATTGGCTTAGTTGGGCTGTTAAAATGGTCTGGCAAATGTTTTAATCCCGGGTATCAGAGATTCATTGGGCTTTTTGAGTCTGTAGCAAGTAGATGAGGCTTGTCCAGGCTTAGTGATGTTTGAACTTATGTGCTTTATTGTTTCTGATTTCTCCTTCCTTTGCCCTTTTAACGAATTAGGTCTCACTGTAAGGGGTAGTCTCTACTTCGTTCTGAATTATAAACTGTTTCATAGTGCAAGCCTTTGCAGGGTTGTGGGCTTCCTTGAGCTTCAAACTTTTGAGGCATAATCTTTGATCGGGCCTAAAAAATACTGGGTTTTAGGAATTTTGTTTGGACCTCATGCCATGGTGAGCTTCAAGGTGTAATCTTAAAATACCTTTAAAATCCATGTACCAGTGGAAGCTCCAATCATGATTCTAGATAGCAAGGTCTGCCTTTTGAATGCATAAATATTTTAACTCTTGGTCCTCCTTTAAGGCCTTCTTGAGTTTAGCATTACTAATTAGTTTTAGTTAGGATTTGAGTCAATATTTCTATggaattttttctaatttaagttttaatagaagtatttgaaaatatggCCACAGAAGTCCAGGTGCAACAAATTGTTTGGTTGGGCAGATGACAATTTTCTACTGTGGAAAGGTGAATGTGTATGATGGAGTTCCAGATGATAAGGTAACAAAGCTTCCTTTTTGCATGGATGCCTGAAGATAAATCCTTTGGCATGTTGGCCTTCCAATGCATCTGAATATGGATTTGCAGGCACAAGCAATCATGCATCTTGCAGCAAGCCCATTCCATTTGCCTTCAGATGACCCCTTTAGTGGTGCTGCTATGCTTTGCTCCTCTCCATGCCATTTGCATACTGCCAATGTTAAACATGGCCATATTCCTCCTCGAGCCATGGTTTCTCAGACTATGCAAACAGGTAGTGCTTCTTGTTAGTCTTTGAATTACTCTCTTGCATGTAATCTTTAGACTTGTTCTACCTGAGGACTGCTTGAATCATACAAGAAAATATACCAATATTGCATTTGTGaacagaaaattaaatttaggaaatggtTCTAGCCTGCATTCATACTTGGAGCACAATAAAATGGTAACTTTGcagtttaaaataaatttcttgattgttcaaaattaaggaaaagttaagaagttcttttctttaataattgtTGGCTAGTATTGCTTACTTACATTTGGAAACTGACTTCCTTTAACCTTCCTTTCTTACAATTAAGCCAAGGATGTGTCTTTTCAAAAAACACATTTGGGGAGCCCATCAGAGAATACTAGATTTACTGACTTGTCATTACTTTAGTTGCAATGATGACAAACATGAAAATTGAAAGTTCTCTGGATCCTCTTTGTGGATTTTCTTTCTCAAACTAAACATAGCCTGCATGTCCTTTGAGTTTCTCATCAATAAATCATGACAAATTGTTAGCTTAAATCAAGATGGTTTGAACACCATTGCCCAGTCAACATCATCGAGGCCACATGAGTTGAAATGGTGGTTGTTGAGATCAGTACTTTTCTAAGTAATAAGTGGCTGTTTTGGTTTCATTTTACAGAGAAATTTACTGAATATTCTCAACAGTACAGAGAAGAAGTGAACTTTACCCGTGGACATGGTAAGGGTTTTTAGTTATCTTGTGATTGATTCTTGTTGAGGAATGTATGATTATAACTGCTGATGCTTGAACTAAAGAAACTGGTAACCTTGCAATAATATTAAGGTGACCAAGCAATGAGTCTGAACTATGGGTGTTCTGGTCAAGTAGGTAAAAGGGTCCTATTTGTAAAGCTTATTCTTCCTGAAGCAGGGAGATGTTTTAGGAAACCAACCGGGAGGGTAATTTCTTTTGGTCTCACTCATGGCCTCACTCATGCTCACCTTCTTTTCCCTCATATCTCATGGGCTGTAAAACGCTTGATCACCTCCTGAGAGGATATATTACCACCTCTGTGGGCTGAAGGATCGGAAGCACTTTCTGGGCTTAGGACGGTAGGAAGCCCAACGGCCAGGCCTACCGAAGATATGGAACAGACCACTTGTCTCACTATATGGGGTACCTTCCGCTACAAGGTTATGCCATTCGAGATATATGAGGGCATCATGGGTATTAGATGTCATAGGACCTCAAAAACAATGCTGAGACAATTTATATTTCAGTTCctcaaaaaaggaaaactgGTGGCAGATCTCCTGTTTTATGTCAATTTAGGTGCCATTTGGAGTTCATTCTATCAGCATTTGTCTTATTTTCTGAAAGTAAAATCAAGAAATGTTTTATGGTTTGTAATGGAACTGGTCAATACATTGAAAAAAGTAAAGCTAACACTTTGAGTGGAGCTGataaatgtttttattgatAGATGAACTTTTTCATTTTACTTCACTCCAGCATCATCTCACCAGCACACCATGACTACTATCAAGTGTCATCAGCCCAACAAACACTACCACCATCTCCAACACTTATGGCACCAACTGTATACCCCATCCACTACGTCTACCAAAATTCAGGCAATGTCATTGGTTGTATTCTAGTCTTCTACCATGACCATCATGAACACACCACTACTATTGCTAACAGCACCACAATCTTCTGCTTGTATAATGTTGTAAGGCTCATGCTCACCTTCTTTTCCCTTGAGCCTTGCCAGCAATGTCACTTGCTACCACACTTCCTGGTTTCTAAGATATTTCTTTTGGTCAACAGCTTCAACACATACTCTTTACTTATGTTTTGTGAAGTAAAACAAGTCAATTTTCTTGTTTGTCAAGAATATTAGTGAAAGCATATTTGATGGTGGCTTAACAAGACCTTAGACTCATTACTTGCTTGGAGAAGAGAGCAATTTgctaatttatcttttatgtttctGGTCTTTGTTTAGATGTTGAAGGTCAGGTTGACAGAAAATTATCATTGCAAAGATATTTCGAAAAGCGAAAAGACAGGTACCTTAATCAACCAAGATATCATTTATCAGATGACACCAATAaccttatattttatttactcatttcTTGCTTTCAAGtcattgcctttttttttatcttctttttgctAATGTGCCTATTTGGGGTAGATTTAAGAGCAGGAAAAAAATAGGACTACCTTCTGGTAGCTTGGAGATGTATGTGAACCATCAAGCAAGGACACAACCCTCGAATGGGCAATCAAGCCGGAGTGGCACAAGCTCTCCACCCCAGCATGGATTGTCGCACACCCTGTGCAGCTCAGCTGACAACCATACAAAGAATTTCACTCCTTTTGTTGATCTAAACAGTAA
This region of Vitis vinifera cultivar Pinot Noir 40024 chromosome 5, ASM3070453v1 genomic DNA includes:
- the LOC100242586 gene encoding protein TIFY 4B isoform X1, with protein sequence MNPGVTTLRSILDKPLHELTEEDISQLTREDCRKYLKEKGMRRPSWNKSQAIQQVISLKSLLETSEGSGAGVLRKITDSPPAENLPPVTSNSADSGKELSADIQISVSADELVPLPPKDHHPESTPSGELASRPPEADTKHTCPRSPGATNCLVGQMTIFYCGKVNVYDGVPDDKAQAIMHLAASPFHLPSDDPFSGAAMLCSSPCHLHTANVKHGHIPPRAMVSQTMQTEKFTEYSQQYREEVNFTRGHDVEGQVDRKLSLQRYFEKRKDRFKSRKKIGLPSGSLEMYVNHQARTQPSNGQSSRSGTSSPPQHGLSHTLCSSADNHTKNFTPFVDLNSKDIQES
- the LOC100242586 gene encoding protein TIFY 4B isoform X3, which gives rise to MNPGVTTLRSILDKPLHELTEEDISQLTREDCRKYLKEKGMRRPSWNKSQAIQQVISLKSLLETSEGSGAGVLRKITDSPPAENLPPVTSNSADSGKELSADIQISVSADELVPLPPKDHHPESTPSGELASRPPEADTKHTCPRSPGATNCLVGQMTIFYCGKVNVYDGVPDDKAQAIMHLAASPFHLPSDDPFSGAAMLCSSPCHLHTANVKHGHIPPRAMVSQTMQTEKFTEYSQQYREEVNFTRGHDVEGQVDRKLSLQRYFEKRKDRYPRKLNLKTANVSYGGGNRVEGYLH
- the LOC100242586 gene encoding protein TIFY 4B isoform X2, which gives rise to MNPGVTTLRSILDKPLHELTEEDISQLTREDCRKYLKEKGMRRPSWNKSQAIQQVISLKSLLETSEGSGAGVLRKITDSPPAENLPPVTSNSADSGKELSADIQISVSADELVPLPPKDHHPESTPSGELASRPPEADTKHTCPRSPGATNCLVGQMTIFYCGKVNVYDGVPDDKAQAIMHLAASPFHLPSDDPFSGAAMLCSSPCHLHTANVKHGHIPPRAMVSQTMQTDVEGQVDRKLSLQRYFEKRKDRFKSRKKIGLPSGSLEMYVNHQARTQPSNGQSSRSGTSSPPQHGLSHTLCSSADNHTKNFTPFVDLNSKDIQES
- the LOC104879259 gene encoding EPIDERMAL PATTERNING FACTOR-like protein 5, translating into MGVVRRRRHYHRHHRLLTALAFLLFASASAVSLAPPRHRGKNPKTHQTHLTQSRFFPHGFPGTGGLVGQEREERKRGSGSVAFERVLTQKRLGGPGSSPPTCRSKCGRCAPCKAVHVPIQPGFSIPLEYYPEAWRCKCGNKLFMP
- the LOC100242586 gene encoding protein TIFY 4B isoform X4, whose amino-acid sequence is MNPGVTTLRSILDKPLHELTEEDISQLTREDCRKYLKEKGMRRPSWNKSQAIQQVISLKSLLETSEGSGAGVLRKITDSPPAENLPPVTSNSADSGKELSADIQISVSADELVPLPPKDHHPESTPSGELASRPPEADTKHTCPRSPGATNCLVGQMTIFYCGKVNVYDGVPDDKAQAIMHLAASPFHLPSDDPFSGAAMLCSSPCHLHTANVKHGHIPPRAMVSQTMQTDVEGQVDRKLSLQRYFEKRKDRYPRKLNLKTANVSYGGGNRVEGYLH